One genomic region from Bacteroidales bacterium encodes:
- a CDS encoding patatin-like phospholipase family protein produces the protein MDHSVGKLFLLLMLVLVAWLPASAQQGNALVLSGGGSRGMAHIGVIKALEENNIPIDYIAGTSIGAAVGAMYAAGFSPQEIEDIFTSEDFRRWIAGDLSRSYSWYYTSDLPDAGWVDLNLQFKNRFSKVLPSGIKTPVELDFQITRLLSDASAVANYNFDNLMIPFRCVAADIDSSKALTLRHGDLARSVRASITFPFLFTPIEIDGRLLFDGGMYNNFPTDVVTADFGPALIIGSKVSGNYPKPKAEDVLSQVQNMLMCDTDFALDSAAGILLEPHLPKVNLTDFTLSKAFIQAGYDIAMQNMPQIKARITEQRTAQQVDSLRRQFNARKQPYIIDSIYISGLKPSETEYVYRTLTHRKDNSTLDEISNQYFKLAADDKLKLDGSHMKLNPKTNLYDLYLDLRPANPFTLTLGGNISTRTANLAFAELNYRHLFREALRLKLNVYFGRFYTSALAGARFDLPGKIPLYAGGIIVYNHFDYFKSTIHFIEDVTPSFLIQNENFLDVYAGVPLTVNGRLEADFALGRFQNEYYQDNIFARSDTADRTRFDFLQSGLCWELNSLNRKQYATAGARFSISTGMVWGDEAFESGSVSNIQQARAGKFHRWAFVDLLWDNYFQKLGPVKFGFYGRIHLSNQEFFGNYTSSVLAAPAFEPVPESKTMFLLHYRAYKYGAAGLKAVWSPTRNIDLRSEVYLFQPYQSIKRDATNLAFYGDPFDDRYWIFSGAIVYHTLIGPVSLSVNYFDSPEEKFFIGLNVGYIIFNKSILR, from the coding sequence GTGGATCATTCCGTAGGTAAATTATTTTTGTTGTTGATGTTGGTTCTGGTTGCCTGGCTGCCAGCGTCGGCGCAACAGGGCAACGCGCTCGTACTTAGTGGTGGCGGCTCACGTGGTATGGCGCACATCGGCGTGATAAAAGCGCTCGAAGAAAACAACATTCCTATCGACTACATTGCCGGAACATCCATAGGAGCTGCTGTGGGCGCTATGTATGCTGCCGGGTTTTCACCTCAGGAAATCGAAGACATTTTTACCTCGGAGGATTTCAGGCGCTGGATTGCCGGCGACCTCAGCCGGAGCTATTCGTGGTATTACACCAGCGATCTGCCTGATGCCGGATGGGTTGATCTGAATCTGCAGTTTAAAAATCGCTTTTCAAAAGTATTGCCTTCCGGGATAAAGACTCCCGTAGAACTCGACTTTCAGATCACACGTCTGCTCTCCGATGCCTCTGCTGTGGCCAATTATAACTTCGACAATCTGATGATCCCTTTTCGTTGTGTGGCTGCCGACATCGACTCAAGCAAGGCGCTGACACTTCGGCATGGCGACCTGGCGCGCAGCGTGAGAGCAAGCATTACTTTTCCGTTTTTGTTTACACCAATAGAAATCGACGGTCGTTTGCTTTTCGATGGGGGCATGTACAACAACTTTCCTACAGATGTAGTAACCGCCGATTTCGGCCCTGCGCTTATCATCGGCAGCAAAGTGTCGGGCAACTATCCAAAACCCAAGGCAGAAGATGTGCTTTCGCAAGTACAAAATATGTTGATGTGCGATACTGATTTTGCACTCGATTCCGCTGCGGGCATTTTGCTTGAGCCTCATTTGCCCAAGGTAAATCTTACAGACTTTACACTTTCAAAAGCATTTATACAGGCTGGCTACGACATTGCCATGCAGAACATGCCACAGATAAAAGCCAGGATAACCGAGCAGAGAACCGCGCAACAGGTCGACTCATTGCGCCGGCAGTTCAATGCCCGAAAACAACCTTACATCATCGACAGTATCTACATCAGCGGGCTAAAGCCCAGCGAAACGGAATATGTGTACCGCACGCTGACACATCGCAAGGATAATTCGACACTCGACGAGATTTCGAATCAATATTTTAAACTTGCCGCCGACGATAAGCTGAAGCTTGATGGCAGCCACATGAAGCTCAATCCAAAAACCAACCTTTACGATCTTTATCTCGATCTTCGCCCTGCCAACCCTTTTACTTTGACACTCGGTGGCAACATTTCTACGCGCACCGCCAATCTTGCTTTTGCCGAACTCAACTACCGTCATCTTTTTCGAGAGGCCTTGCGGCTGAAGCTCAATGTTTATTTTGGTCGCTTTTACACGTCGGCGCTGGCAGGCGCTCGGTTCGACTTACCCGGAAAAATTCCTTTATATGCCGGCGGCATCATCGTTTACAATCATTTTGATTATTTCAAAAGCACTATTCATTTCATTGAAGATGTGACCCCTTCTTTTTTAATACAAAACGAAAACTTCCTGGATGTATACGCCGGCGTGCCTCTCACCGTAAATGGGCGGCTCGAAGCGGATTTTGCGCTTGGACGTTTCCAAAATGAATATTACCAGGACAATATTTTTGCCCGCTCCGACACCGCCGACCGAACCCGGTTCGACTTTTTGCAAAGTGGCCTTTGCTGGGAGCTTAACTCGCTCAACAGGAAGCAGTATGCCACTGCCGGAGCACGTTTTAGCATCTCCACCGGAATGGTGTGGGGCGACGAAGCTTTTGAGAGTGGCTCTGTCAGCAACATTCAGCAGGCACGCGCTGGCAAGTTTCACCGGTGGGCTTTTGTAGATTTACTCTGGGACAATTATTTCCAGAAGCTAGGACCGGTAAAGTTTGGTTTTTACGGCCGCATCCATCTTTCCAATCAGGAGTTTTTTGGCAATTATACCTCCAGCGTATTGGCTGCCCCGGCATTTGAGCCGGTACCCGAAAGCAAGACGATGTTTCTGCTCCACTACCGCGCTTATAAATATGGTGCTGCCGGTTTAAAAGCTGTGTGGAGCCCCACCCGCAACATCGATCTGCGCTCAGAAGTCTATCTGTTTCAACCCTACCAGAGCATTAAAAGAGACGCCACTAATCTGGCTTTTTATGGCGATCCTTTCGACGACCGATATTGGATATTCTCCGGCGCCATCGTTTACCATACGCTTATTGGTCCTGTAAGCCTTTCGGTTAACTATTTCGATAGCCCCGAAGAGAAGTTTTTTATAGGTCTTAATGTCGGCTACATCATCTTCAATAAAAGCATCCTGCGATAG
- a CDS encoding aminotransferase class I/II-fold pyridoxal phosphate-dependent enzyme, whose protein sequence is MKIDKAGFMTRQVHAGEIEDPFGSATVPIYQTSTFRFKNADHGADCFSGKSDGFIYTRLGNPTVCALERAVASLENGFGGIATSSGMAAITTVYMALLGAGKHIVSHNSIYGPARGVMETLFSRFGVEYSYVDTTDLDQVRRAIRPETAMIYTETPANPTIAISDLKALAEIAHEHNIPLVVDNTFCSPYIQRPIELGADIVVHSMTKSLNGHADIVAGMIISASEKYHKILKPVMQNMGCNMDPHQAYMAHRGLKTLSLRVERSQQSAQKVAEFLESHPKVAWIRYPGLKSHPQYELAQKQMRGPGSMMSLELKGGLDAGKRMMDGVKLVMLAVSLGGIESLIQHPASMTHSKISHEKKIEANITDGLVRISVGIEDVEDIIADLTQALDKV, encoded by the coding sequence ATGAAAATAGACAAAGCAGGATTTATGACACGTCAGGTGCATGCCGGAGAAATTGAAGATCCTTTTGGAAGCGCTACCGTGCCGATTTATCAAACATCAACTTTTAGATTTAAAAATGCTGATCACGGAGCCGACTGTTTTTCAGGCAAAAGCGATGGATTCATCTATACACGTTTGGGCAATCCCACCGTGTGTGCATTGGAACGCGCTGTGGCCAGTCTCGAAAACGGATTTGGCGGAATTGCAACCTCCTCGGGTATGGCTGCCATCACCACGGTTTATATGGCTCTTCTGGGGGCAGGCAAACACATCGTTAGTCACAATAGTATTTATGGTCCAGCACGCGGTGTGATGGAGACTTTGTTTTCGCGTTTTGGCGTCGAATATTCCTACGTCGATACTACCGATCTGGATCAGGTGCGCCGCGCCATCCGTCCCGAAACAGCAATGATTTATACCGAAACACCTGCTAACCCTACCATCGCTATCTCCGACCTCAAGGCTTTGGCAGAAATAGCTCATGAACATAATATCCCGTTGGTGGTGGATAATACTTTTTGCAGTCCTTACATTCAGCGGCCTATCGAACTGGGTGCTGACATTGTAGTGCATTCGATGACGAAATCCCTCAACGGCCATGCCGACATTGTAGCCGGTATGATTATTTCAGCCAGCGAAAAGTACCACAAAATACTAAAGCCTGTGATGCAAAACATGGGCTGTAACATGGATCCGCATCAGGCTTATATGGCCCACCGCGGACTGAAAACTCTCTCTTTGCGTGTAGAAAGATCACAGCAATCAGCACAGAAAGTTGCCGAATTTCTCGAAAGTCATCCTAAAGTAGCCTGGATTAGATATCCCGGGTTGAAGTCGCATCCACAATATGAATTGGCACAAAAACAAATGCGTGGCCCCGGATCGATGATGTCGCTTGAGCTTAAAGGCGGACTGGATGCCGGAAAGCGGATGATGGACGGTGTGAAATTGGTGATGCTTGCAGTTTCACTCGGTGGCATAGAGTCGCTGATACAGCACCCTGCCTCCATGACGCACTCCAAGATTTCACATGAGAAAAAAATCGAAGCCAATATTACCGACGGACTGGTGCGCATCTCTGTAGGAATTGAAGATGTAGAGGACATCATTGCCGACCTCACCCAGGCACTCGACAAAGTATAA
- a CDS encoding DEAD/DEAH box helicase → MKFDQYNIYEGIKTSLSKLEFKKPTDIQFKSIPAILRGEDVLAIAQTGTGKTAAFAIPVLHLLQSRKISGRPDGVKCLVMAPTHELALQIAGVFETLGKHTRITTFCIHGGVDQQPQIDTLNNGVDVLVATPGRMFDLVSQKALDLRRVEILVLDEADHMLDMGFIKDIRDLMRLLPKKRQTLFFSATINETIKDLAYSLVVNPIRIQISPKDPVAKNIEHGVAFVEMDDKRFFLEDFIRQNPDKKTLVFVRTKVRAERVSAAMKRVDIATETIHGDKEQAERQLTMKNFRADDLKILIATDVSARGIDIPDVEFVINYDLPDSAEQYVHRVGRTGRGTAKGQAITFCSSEEKPMLEEIEASLGKPIHRIVLTGKEYHEVLLEAKGPKNDWRALLAEDESGKKKKKPKKK, encoded by the coding sequence ATGAAATTCGATCAATACAATATTTACGAAGGCATCAAAACCAGTTTGTCGAAACTGGAGTTTAAAAAGCCCACCGACATACAATTCAAGTCTATACCTGCCATCCTGAGAGGGGAGGACGTGCTGGCGATAGCACAGACGGGCACGGGCAAGACGGCTGCTTTTGCCATTCCCGTTTTGCATTTGCTGCAAAGCCGCAAAATCTCTGGCCGGCCTGACGGAGTGAAATGCCTGGTGATGGCGCCGACGCATGAGCTGGCGTTGCAAATCGCTGGTGTTTTTGAGACGCTTGGCAAACATACACGCATCACCACTTTCTGTATTCATGGTGGTGTGGATCAGCAGCCTCAGATAGACACGTTGAATAATGGTGTGGATGTTTTGGTGGCTACTCCGGGGCGGATGTTCGATCTGGTAAGCCAAAAAGCGCTGGACCTGCGACGCGTGGAAATTCTTGTGCTCGACGAGGCCGATCACATGCTCGACATGGGTTTTATTAAAGATATCCGCGACCTGATGCGCCTGTTACCCAAAAAACGGCAGACGCTATTTTTCTCCGCCACTATCAACGAAACCATAAAAGATCTGGCTTACTCGCTGGTGGTGAATCCAATCAGAATCCAGATTTCGCCCAAAGACCCGGTGGCCAAAAATATCGAGCATGGGGTTGCTTTTGTGGAGATGGACGACAAAAGGTTTTTCCTTGAAGATTTTATCCGACAAAATCCTGATAAAAAGACATTGGTATTTGTGCGGACTAAAGTCCGCGCCGAACGAGTGAGTGCTGCCATGAAACGTGTGGATATCGCAACCGAAACCATCCATGGCGACAAAGAACAAGCGGAACGTCAGCTGACGATGAAAAACTTCAGAGCCGACGACCTTAAAATTCTTATCGCTACCGATGTGAGCGCTCGTGGCATCGATATTCCGGATGTGGAATTTGTGATCAACTACGACTTGCCCGACAGCGCCGAACAATATGTGCATCGCGTAGGCCGCACGGGCCGTGGAACTGCCAAAGGACAAGCCATTACTTTTTGCAGCAGCGAGGAGAAACCTATGCTCGAAGAAATTGAAGCCTCGCTCGGAAAACCCATTCACCGCATTGTGCTTACCGGAAAGGAATATCACGAGGTATTGCTTGAAGCAAAGGGTCCAAAAAACGACTGGCGTGCGTTGCTGGCTGAAGATGAATCAGGAAAAAAGAAAAAGAAGCCCAAGAAAAAGTAG